The stretch of DNA AGACCGCCATCGCCGTGACCGCGCCGCGGCCGGAGCGCAGGAACAGATCAGCCATAGCTGCGCATCCCCCGGCTCGAGACGAAGCGGTGAATCGTGACGAACAGGATGCCGAGGATCAGCAGGACGATGCCGATCGACGCCGCCAGCCGCCAGTCGAACAGGGTGAAGGCGTAGTCGTAGAGCAGCGTCGTCAGGATCGGGGTCCGCCCGCCGCCGAGCAGGAAAGGCGTGGCGAAGGCGGTCATGGCCAGGCTGAAGACCAGCAGCGTGCCGGTCAGCAGCCCGGGCAGGGTGAGCGGTATGACGATGCGCCAGAACACGCTCGCCGGCGATGCGCCCAGACTCTCCGCGGCGTGTCGGAGATTGGGATCGATGCGCTGCAGCACCGCGAGCAGCGACAGGATCATGTAGGGCATCAGCAGGTGGGTCTCGCCGACGATGATGCCGATCTCGTTCTGGACCAGGGCGATCGGCCGGTCGATCAGGCCGAGCGCGATCAGCCCCTTGTTGGCGAGACCCGAATCGCCGAGCAGGACGGTCCAGCCGAAGGCGCGGACGACGGCGGAGATCAGGAAGGGAAAGATCACGACCGCGAGCAGCAGGCCGCGCCAGCGCGCCCCGCAGCGGGCGATGAACAGGGCCACCGGATACCCCGCCAGCATGCAGATCGCCGTGACGATGAGGCTGATCCGGATCGTGCGGTTGAGCGCCTGCTGGCCGACCTTGCTGTCGAACACGCCCAGCACGTTGGTAAAGTCCGGCCATTCGCCGGTCTCTGCGGTCGGCTCCAGCCCCTTGACCAGCAGCATGACGCACGGAACCAGGACGAAAATGCCGAACGCCAGAAGAACCGGCGTCGCCAGGCTGGCGGGGAAGCGGCCCGTGTTCACTTGAGGGCGCTCACAGGAACGCGCTCACGTCTGCGCCACGGACCCGCCGGCCGGCGCGTCCGGCCGCAGCAGCTTGATGGCGCCGGGCGGCAGATGCAGCCGGACGCTCTCGCCGACGGCGAATTCCTCCTGCACCGTCGCGATCAGCGGTCGCGGCAAGGCGGCACAATCGACCTGGTAAACGACGGCCGATCCCACATAGGTGAATTCGCGCACCGTGCCGGCCAGTTCATTCGGCCCATCGAGCGCGCGTTTGCTATCGACCGGCCACATCTTGATGTCGCCCGAACGGATCCCGAGCACGACCGCCGCATCTGCGGGCCGCGCCGCCGCCACATCGAGCGTCACCGAGCCATCGCTTACCGAAACGGCGACAGTCCCGTCGTCCTCCGCGCCGTCGCCAGCCGTACCCGGAAACAGGTTTTCGACGCCGAGGAAATCGGCGACATAGGCCGATTCGGGCTGTTCCCAGATGGATTTCGGCGCCGCCGCGCCGGCGACCGTGCCGAGGTTCATCACGACGATCTGGTCGGAAAGCGTGAGCGCCTCCTCCTGGTCGTGGGTTACGAAGATCGAGGTCACGCCGGTCTCGCGCTGGATGCGCTTCAACTCGAAGCGCATCTCGGCGCGGAGCTTGGCGTCGAGATTGGACAGCGGTTCGTCGAGCAGGAGCACTTCGGGCCGGATCACCAGGGCGCGGGCCAGGGCCACCCGCTGCTGCTGGCCGCCGGAAAGCTGGCGCGGATAGCGCCCGGCGAGGTCGGGCAGTCCGACGAGATCGATCGCCTCGGCGACGCGCGCCGCGGTCTCGCCGCGCGGAACCCTGCGCCGCCGCAGGCCGAAGGCGACGTTGTCGAACACCGTCATGAACGGGAACAGGGCGTAGTTCTGGAAGACGACGCCGAGATTGCGCCGCCACGGCGGCAGGGCGTCGACCGGCTTGCCGCCGATGCGCACTTCCCCTTCGTCGAGCGCCGCGAAGCCGGCGATCAGGCGCAGGGTCGTCGTCTTGCCGCAGCCGCTGGGGCCGAGCAGGCTGGTGAAGCTGCCGGCCGGGGCGGTGAAGCTGACCCGCTTCACCGCCCACAGATCGTCATACCGTTTCGATACGCCGGAAACCTCGACGTCGGACATCGCCCGATCCCGGAACCGGCCCCGGCGCGGAACGGTACGGCCTTACGCGGCGCCTATTTCGCGACGATCTCTTCCTGGAACTGCTTCAGCCAGCCGGCGAGTTTCGCCGCGATCTTGGTCGCGTCGTAATGGTGCATCCGGGAGATCTGGTCCGGAGTCACCATGTTGTAGACGGTACCCGCCGGGATCGGCACGGTCTTGTTGACCGGCGAATCGCCGGCTTCCTTGGCGATCCGCGCCTGGTGTTCCGCCGACAGGTAGAAGTTCAGGAACTGCTCGGCCACCTTCTTGTTCTTGCTCGCCTTGGTCACGCAGGCCAGGTTGACGACGCCGACACCGCCGTCCTTCGGCCAGGCGAAGCTCAGCGGCACCTTGGGGTCCTTCCGAACGAAGATGTTGAGCATCGGCGCGATCGAGGCGTCGCCCTGGTTGATCGCTTTCAGGATTTCGAAGATGCGGAACAATTGCACCCGGTCCTTGATCGTCGCCAGCTTGGCCATGCCCTTGCCGATGTCGTCGATGCCGCCGCCGTTCAGCTCGGCGATGCGGGTCATCACCAGCGGCGAATAGGACTGGCTGAGCACGGGATAGCCGGGGCGCCCCTTCAGGTCCTTGCGGAACAGGTCGTTCCACGAGGTCGGCGGCGAGTCGAAAT from Rhodospirillaceae bacterium encodes:
- a CDS encoding ABC transporter permease; protein product: MNTGRFPASLATPVLLAFGIFVLVPCVMLLVKGLEPTAETGEWPDFTNVLGVFDSKVGQQALNRTIRISLIVTAICMLAGYPVALFIARCGARWRGLLLAVVIFPFLISAVVRAFGWTVLLGDSGLANKGLIALGLIDRPIALVQNEIGIIVGETHLLMPYMILSLLAVLQRIDPNLRHAAESLGASPASVFWRIVIPLTLPGLLTGTLLVFSLAMTAFATPFLLGGGRTPILTTLLYDYAFTLFDWRLAASIGIVLLILGILFVTIHRFVSSRGMRSYG
- a CDS encoding ABC transporter ATP-binding protein, translated to MSDVEVSGVSKRYDDLWAVKRVSFTAPAGSFTSLLGPSGCGKTTTLRLIAGFAALDEGEVRIGGKPVDALPPWRRNLGVVFQNYALFPFMTVFDNVAFGLRRRRVPRGETAARVAEAIDLVGLPDLAGRYPRQLSGGQQQRVALARALVIRPEVLLLDEPLSNLDAKLRAEMRFELKRIQRETGVTSIFVTHDQEEALTLSDQIVVMNLGTVAGAAAPKSIWEQPESAYVADFLGVENLFPGTAGDGAEDDGTVAVSVSDGSVTLDVAAARPADAAVVLGIRSGDIKMWPVDSKRALDGPNELAGTVREFTYVGSAVVYQVDCAALPRPLIATVQEEFAVGESVRLHLPPGAIKLLRPDAPAGGSVAQT
- a CDS encoding extracellular solute-binding protein, with amino-acid sequence MIRIVDTAGKRGWSPVRSLALAALAIGFGAGAAQSATITVSVWGGGYGAKWKKHAAEPFEKATGHKVIVDGGRSAVRLSKVKATKGKGTDVVFLTVHQMMILRDEGILAPIDPANVPNVSQLYDFAKDPMGGGMCPAITVLGAGLAYNKDHFDSPPTSWNDLFRKDLKGRPGYPVLSQSYSPLVMTRIAELNGGGIDDIGKGMAKLATIKDRVQLFRIFEILKAINQGDASIAPMLNIFVRKDPKVPLSFAWPKDGGVGVVNLACVTKASKNKKVAEQFLNFYLSAEHQARIAKEAGDSPVNKTVPIPAGTVYNMVTPDQISRMHHYDATKIAAKLAGWLKQFQEEIVAK